From the genome of Streptomyces sp. NBC_00523:
CGATGTGGCGGGTGTGGGTGCGGCCGAGTGATTCGGCTTCGCCGTGGGCGTCGAGTTGGGTGTGGTCGACGTCGAAGCGGGCGTTCTGGGGGTCCCAGCGGATGGCGTCGACCTGGTGGCCGAAGTGGAGGCCGGGGAGTTGTGTGCTGACCCAGCGGCAGTAGGCGTCGTATTCGGCGCGGTGGATGTGGAAGCGCTCGGCGAAGTAGAAGGGGTAGAGGCGGTCCTGGGTGCGTTGGTAGTTGAGGAAGCTCCAGGGGCTGGTGGGGTCGGCGAGGGTGACGAGGTCGGCGAGGAAGGGGACTTGGAGGGTGGCGCCTTCGATGAGGAGTCCGGGGTGCCAGTGGAAGGCGGGGCGCTGTTCGTAGAAGGCGGTGGTGAGGGGGGTGGGGAGGCCGTGGGCGAGGGCGGCGAGGGAGAGGTTGAAGGGGCCGATGCCGATGCCGACGAGGTCGTGGGTGCGGAGGGGGTCGGGGGTGGCCGGGGCGGCGGTCATCGGAGGGTGCTGCCTTCCTTGAGTTCGGCGGTGAGGTGGGTGACGAGGGCGAGGAGGCGTTGGAGGTCGTCGGGGGTGGTGTGGGGGTTGAGGAGGGTGGCTTTGAACCAGAGGCGGCCGTGGGTGTGGGTGCGGCCGAGTACGGCGTGGCCGCGGGTGAGGAGGGTGCGGCGGACGGTGGCGACGGTGTGGTCGGCGGCGTCGGTGGGGCGGAAGAGGACGGTGCTGATGGTGGGGCGGTGGTGGAGTTCGAGGCCGGGGGTGGTGGTGATGAGGTCGGCGAGGGTGTGGGCGGCGGCGCAGGTGCGGTCGATGAGGTCGGCGAGTCCGGTGCGGCCGAGGGCGCGGAGGGTGACGGCGATCTTGAGGACGTCGGGGCGGCGGGTGGTGCGCAGGGAGCGGCCGAGGAGGTCGGGGAGGCCGGCTTCGGTGTCGTCGTCGGCGTTGAGGTAGGGGGCTTGGTGGTGGAGGGCGTGGAGGTGGTGGCGGTCGGGGACGGCGAGGATGCCGGCTGAGGCGGGCTGCCAGCCGAGTTTGTGGAGGTCGAGGGTGACGCTGTCGGCGCGGTCGAGGCCGTCGAGGAGGGGGCGGTGGGTGGGGCTGAAGAGGAGGGGTCCGCCGTAGGCCGCGTCGATGTGGAGTTCGGCGCCGTGGTGGGCGCAGAGGTCGGCGATGTCGGTGAGGGGGTCGATCTGGCCGGTGTCGGTGGTGCCGGCGGTGGCGGTGACGAGGAGGGGGCCCTGTCCGTGGTTGCGGGCGAGGGTGTCGTGGAGGGCGTGGAGGTCGATGGTGCCGGTGGGGGCGGGCACGGTGAGGGGTTCGGGGAGGCCGAGGAGCCAGGCGGCGCGGGTGAAGCTGTGGTGGGCGTTGGTGCCGGTGAGGGTCTGGACGGGGCCGTGGCGTTCGCGGGCGAGGAGGAGGCCGAGTTGGTTGGCCTCGGTGCCGCCGGTGGTGATGAGGGCGTCGGGTGCGGGGTGGCCGGGGTAGACCTCGGCGGCGAGTGCGGCGGTGGTGTCGGCTTCGAGGGTGGAGGCGGCGGGGGCCTGGTCCCAGGAGTCCATGGAGGGGTTGAGGGCGGAGGCGGCGAGGTCGGCGGCGGCCGCGAGGGCGAGGGGCGGGGTGTGGAG
Proteins encoded in this window:
- a CDS encoding pyridoxal phosphate-dependent decarboxylase family protein, which translates into the protein MPVPPLAGSTTGPDALRPLLDTVLTALTEGARRRDGPLPAGGPDTVTPRTRTALTPLIPDQGTGAHDALATLVQALTEGAADPADPLCAAHLHTPPLALAAAADLAASALNPSMDSWDQAPAASTLEADTTAALAAEVYPGHPAPDALITTGGTEANQLGLLLARERHGPVQTLTGTNAHHSFTRAAWLLGLPEPLTVPAPTGTIDLHALHDTLARNHGQGPLLVTATAGTTDTGQIDPLTDIADLCAHHGAELHIDAAYGGPLLFSPTHRPLLDGLDRADSVTLDLHKLGWQPASAGILAVPDRHHLHALHHQAPYLNADDDTEAGLPDLLGRSLRTTRRPDVLKIAVTLRALGRTGLADLIDRTCAAAHTLADLITTTPGLELHHRPTISTVLFRPTDAADHTVATVRRTLLTRGHAVLGRTHTHGRLWFKATLLNPHTTPDDLQRLLALVTHLTAELKEGSTLR